A window of Synechococcus sp. MEDNS5 contains these coding sequences:
- a CDS encoding aldo/keto reductase produces MTGIGFGTWAWGNQLLWGYNPDLDDLILESTFQQAVAGGLCLVDTADSYGTGVLNGRSEELLGHFLTAMKPEDRAQLTVATKLAPFPWRLGRRGLVKAFLASQRRLQGCMDRVQLHWSTARYAPWQERPLLDGLADLVEQGAVREIGVSNVGPRRLTLLHRYLKDRGIPLTSIQVQFSLLAPKPRLPGGVLEISRDLGVEVLAYSPLALGVLAREPGWTPQGLTLLRRGLFLRLLPASESLRQTMVSIAEARGVTQVQVALNWCRSHGACPIPGLRRPSQVIDAQQALLWSLSADERMRLDETSAAMSVRMPENPFQSA; encoded by the coding sequence GTGACGGGAATCGGTTTCGGAACCTGGGCCTGGGGGAATCAGCTGCTCTGGGGATACAACCCTGACCTTGACGACTTGATTCTGGAGTCGACGTTCCAGCAAGCGGTTGCAGGGGGGCTTTGTCTGGTCGACACCGCTGATTCCTATGGAACCGGAGTCCTCAATGGCCGCAGTGAGGAACTGCTGGGGCACTTCCTCACTGCGATGAAGCCAGAGGACCGCGCCCAGCTCACCGTGGCCACCAAACTGGCCCCTTTCCCCTGGCGACTCGGACGGCGCGGGCTGGTGAAGGCATTTCTCGCCAGCCAGCGGCGACTGCAAGGCTGTATGGATCGGGTCCAGTTGCACTGGAGCACGGCCCGTTATGCCCCCTGGCAAGAGCGTCCCCTTCTCGATGGGTTGGCAGATCTTGTGGAGCAGGGAGCTGTCAGGGAGATCGGCGTGTCCAATGTCGGTCCTCGTCGCCTCACCCTCTTGCATCGTTATCTCAAGGACCGTGGAATCCCGCTCACCAGCATCCAGGTTCAGTTCTCCCTACTGGCCCCCAAGCCGCGTCTCCCTGGAGGTGTCCTGGAGATCAGCAGGGATCTCGGGGTTGAAGTGCTTGCCTACAGCCCCCTCGCTCTTGGTGTTCTCGCCAGGGAGCCAGGTTGGACTCCCCAGGGGCTGACGTTGTTGCGACGTGGATTGTTCCTTCGTCTGCTGCCGGCATCGGAGTCCTTGCGCCAGACCATGGTTTCGATCGCCGAAGCCCGAGGGGTTACACAGGTGCAGGTGGCTCTGAACTGGTGCCGATCCCATGGCGCTTGTCCGATCCCTGGGTTGAGACGACCCAGCCAGGTGATCGATGCCCAGCAGGCACTGTTGTGGTCGCTGTCGGCCGATGAACGAATGCGCTTGGACGAGACCAGCGCCGCGATGTCGGTGAGGATGCCTGAAAATCCGTTTCAGAGTGCCTGA
- a CDS encoding histidine phosphotransferase, which produces MPFERPQRTTRRRTSAGPTPPRRPALNGHDRQTMHRQGGPRPTFLALKDHGKVFVADMPFLSDGQLANISKEASEVLVSLERRIAELETLQGDRDTLIKACTKRDVTHRFLRAIEEEQQQRKDNPAVRSAAAESLPRTFLEIARHRLPGATFDSLLQEALSACEQSAESQVAPPKPDLKVVSLPSSNASLPVVVSPDPEPTDQAL; this is translated from the coding sequence ATGCCCTTTGAAAGACCTCAGCGCACAACCCGGCGCCGTACTTCGGCAGGACCCACTCCACCACGCCGACCAGCTCTTAATGGTCATGACAGGCAGACAATGCACCGCCAAGGTGGACCACGACCGACCTTTCTGGCACTGAAAGATCACGGGAAGGTTTTCGTTGCTGACATGCCCTTCCTGTCGGATGGCCAGCTAGCCAACATCAGCAAAGAGGCATCTGAAGTTTTGGTCAGCCTGGAGCGACGGATCGCGGAGCTCGAGACCCTTCAGGGAGACAGGGACACCCTGATCAAAGCCTGCACGAAGCGGGACGTCACCCATCGCTTCCTCAGAGCCATCGAGGAGGAGCAACAGCAACGGAAAGACAACCCAGCCGTCCGCAGCGCAGCAGCTGAGTCGCTCCCCCGCACATTCCTGGAGATCGCCAGGCACCGCCTGCCTGGCGCCACGTTTGATTCACTGCTGCAGGAAGCCCTCTCCGCCTGTGAACAATCGGCTGAATCCCAGGTCGCCCCTCCCAAACCTGACCTCAAAGTGGTCTCCTTGCCTTCCTCGAACGCATCCCTGCCGGTCGTGGTGAGTCCTGATCCTGAACCGACCGATCAGGCACTCTGA
- the purM gene encoding phosphoribosylformylglycinamidine cyclo-ligase yields the protein MDYRSAGVDVEAGRAFVDRIRTSVEATHRPEVVGGLGGFGGLIRLPEGLRKPLLVSGTDGVGTKLELAQEHNSHHNVGLDLVAMCVNDVITSGAEPLFFLDYMATGALSPDAMAEVVEGIADGCRQSGCALLGGETAEMPGFYPQGRYDLAGFCVAVVEEDNLIDGHRVQAGDSILGIASSGVHSNGFSLVRKILERCDAGAVSRFGPEQTGVIDALLKPTHLYGSLIRTLLAAGTPIHAMAHITGGGIPENLPRALPEGLRASVDQNSWPRPELFNWLKTQGDLQERDLWHTFNLGIGYCLILPESEVAGTRTLCKDSGFESWVIGQVIPATGPQEAPVLGLPA from the coding sequence ATGGACTACCGATCCGCCGGTGTCGACGTGGAAGCCGGCAGGGCCTTTGTGGACCGGATCCGAACCAGCGTGGAGGCCACCCATCGCCCCGAAGTCGTGGGTGGGCTCGGCGGCTTTGGAGGCCTGATTCGGTTGCCTGAGGGCCTGCGCAAGCCACTCCTCGTATCCGGAACAGACGGAGTCGGCACCAAACTGGAGCTCGCTCAGGAACACAACAGCCACCACAACGTGGGACTTGATCTCGTTGCCATGTGTGTCAACGACGTGATCACCAGCGGCGCCGAACCACTGTTCTTTCTCGACTACATGGCCACAGGGGCTCTGAGCCCGGACGCCATGGCTGAGGTCGTGGAGGGTATTGCCGATGGTTGCCGCCAAAGCGGGTGTGCCCTGCTGGGGGGAGAAACGGCGGAGATGCCTGGCTTCTACCCACAAGGCCGTTATGACCTTGCAGGTTTTTGTGTTGCCGTGGTGGAGGAGGACAACCTGATTGATGGCCACCGTGTACAAGCCGGCGATTCCATCCTGGGAATTGCCAGTAGCGGCGTTCACAGCAACGGATTCAGCCTGGTTCGCAAGATTCTGGAGCGCTGCGATGCAGGGGCCGTCTCCCGTTTCGGGCCGGAACAAACAGGCGTGATTGACGCACTGCTGAAACCCACCCATCTCTATGGATCCCTCATCAGAACTCTTCTGGCGGCAGGCACTCCCATTCACGCCATGGCTCACATCACAGGAGGCGGGATTCCTGAGAACCTGCCCCGCGCTTTACCGGAAGGATTGAGAGCCAGTGTTGATCAGAACAGCTGGCCGCGCCCAGAGCTCTTCAATTGGTTGAAAACCCAAGGGGATCTTCAGGAACGGGACCTTTGGCACACCTTCAACCTGGGGATCGGTTACTGCCTGATCCTTCCGGAGTCGGAGGTGGCTGGCACTCGAACCCTCTGCAAAGACAGCGGTTTTGAGAGCTGGGTGATCGGCCAGGTGATCCCAGCCACTGGGCCACAGGAGGCGCCGGTGCTCGGACTACCCGCCTGA
- a CDS encoding septal ring lytic transglycosylase RlpA family protein — translation MQRHWFLTALITGIAASGAALYPVIARDLEGFDFVDPLDLVLPAEEATAVEPTPASLELETSLAEPVAPEPVAPAEPPKSVGPVVVSTHSGEASWYGPGFYGNRTASGEVFRPGTMTAAHRSLPFGTKVRVTNLWNGRKAVVRINDRGPFVGHRVIDLGHGAARHLGLTSSGVAQVKLEVLR, via the coding sequence ATGCAACGTCATTGGTTCCTTACAGCCCTCATCACGGGCATTGCCGCGTCAGGGGCTGCGCTGTATCCGGTGATTGCCAGAGACCTCGAGGGGTTCGACTTCGTCGACCCCCTCGACCTTGTTCTTCCTGCTGAAGAAGCCACTGCTGTGGAACCAACTCCAGCCAGCCTTGAGTTGGAGACCTCCCTCGCCGAGCCGGTTGCTCCTGAACCGGTCGCTCCTGCAGAACCGCCCAAGTCAGTGGGACCTGTCGTTGTCTCCACGCATTCCGGCGAGGCCAGCTGGTACGGGCCTGGGTTTTACGGAAATCGCACAGCCAGTGGAGAAGTCTTCCGCCCCGGCACCATGACGGCGGCTCATCGCTCACTTCCATTTGGAACCAAGGTGCGGGTGACCAATCTTTGGAACGGCCGCAAAGCTGTGGTGCGCATTAACGACCGCGGACCATTCGTCGGCCATCGCGTGATTGATTTGGGCCATGGTGCGGCCAGGCATCTCGGGCTCACGTCAAGCGGTGTGGCCCAGGTGAAGCTCGAGGTTCTGCGCTGA
- a CDS encoding bifunctional pantoate--beta-alanine ligase/(d)CMP kinase, with protein MACQAPIAFVPTMGGLHQGHARLIGAAVKDQGSMGPVLVSTFINPLQFGVDEDFDRYPRTFEADCTLTEQAGAKALWSPDERQVYPYGDSEGWRLQAPARLTAHLCGPWRPGHFDGVVTVVMRLLGLVRPCQLWLGEKDWQQLTILRHLVNDFGLTVRVRGCATVRESDGLAASSRNRYLSVAERTKASVFSSALCSAARACSRGLVDGAFEHAALHQQFREAGLEVEYVETVDPVTLQPAPPGRSIRLLAASVRCGATRLIDHVFVMTRSPIVAIDGPAGAGKSTVTRAFAERMGLLYLDTGAMYRAVTWWVQKNGADPSSAPAVEALLEELEVDLSPLKDGVQTVRVNGRDITDAIRDPEVTGSVSLVAAHPCVRALLTRQQQRLGERGGLVAEGRDIGTAVFPDADVKVFLTASPEERARRRAKDLEARGHAVPELSELEAQIVERDRLDSTREVAPLVQADDATELITDGMSIEAVIDALEDLFRFRVAEEVWPTPEG; from the coding sequence TTGGCCTGCCAGGCCCCCATTGCCTTTGTTCCCACCATGGGGGGGCTTCACCAGGGGCATGCCCGTTTGATCGGCGCGGCGGTGAAGGACCAAGGCTCGATGGGCCCCGTCCTGGTCAGCACATTCATCAATCCATTGCAGTTCGGAGTGGATGAAGACTTCGATCGTTATCCACGCACCTTTGAGGCTGACTGCACGCTCACCGAACAAGCGGGAGCGAAAGCATTGTGGTCTCCGGATGAGAGGCAGGTGTACCCCTATGGCGACAGTGAGGGATGGCGCCTACAGGCGCCTGCCCGCCTGACGGCCCATCTCTGTGGTCCCTGGCGCCCAGGCCATTTTGATGGTGTCGTCACGGTCGTGATGCGGTTGCTGGGGTTGGTGCGTCCCTGTCAACTTTGGTTGGGTGAAAAGGACTGGCAGCAACTCACGATCCTGCGGCATCTGGTCAACGACTTCGGCCTGACCGTGAGGGTGAGAGGGTGTGCCACCGTCAGGGAGTCCGATGGGTTGGCTGCCAGTTCCCGCAACCGTTATCTGAGCGTTGCGGAGCGAACCAAGGCCTCTGTATTCAGTTCGGCGCTGTGCTCCGCCGCTCGTGCTTGTTCCAGAGGCCTCGTTGATGGGGCTTTCGAGCATGCCGCTTTGCACCAGCAATTCAGGGAGGCGGGCCTTGAGGTGGAGTATGTAGAGACCGTGGATCCCGTCACGCTTCAGCCCGCGCCGCCCGGTCGTTCGATTCGACTGCTGGCTGCGTCGGTCCGTTGTGGCGCAACCCGCCTGATCGATCACGTTTTCGTTATGACCCGTTCGCCCATCGTCGCCATCGACGGTCCTGCTGGCGCTGGCAAAAGCACGGTGACCCGTGCGTTTGCAGAACGGATGGGACTTCTGTACCTCGATACCGGAGCCATGTATCGAGCCGTCACCTGGTGGGTGCAGAAGAACGGCGCCGATCCCAGCAGTGCTCCAGCGGTGGAAGCCTTGCTCGAGGAGCTGGAGGTGGATCTATCACCGTTGAAGGATGGTGTGCAGACCGTTCGCGTGAATGGTCGTGACATCACCGATGCGATCCGCGATCCCGAGGTCACAGGCTCGGTGTCGCTGGTGGCTGCGCATCCCTGCGTCCGAGCCTTGCTCACGCGGCAGCAGCAGCGGCTTGGGGAGCGAGGTGGCCTTGTGGCCGAAGGCCGGGACATCGGCACCGCCGTGTTCCCCGATGCTGATGTAAAGGTGTTTCTGACCGCGTCCCCTGAAGAACGAGCCCGGCGTCGGGCCAAGGATCTTGAGGCACGGGGGCACGCCGTGCCCGAGCTCTCTGAGCTGGAAGCTCAGATCGTGGAGCGGGACCGTTTGGACAGCACCCGTGAGGTGGCTCCACTGGTCCAGGCGGACGATGCCACTGAATTGATCACCGATGGGATGTCGATCGAAGCTGTGATTGATGCACTCGAGGATTTGTTTCGCTTCCGGGTTGCTGAGGAGGTCTGGCCTACGCCGGAGGGCTGA
- a CDS encoding low molecular weight protein-tyrosine-phosphatase, whose protein sequence is MTQKLLFVCLGNICRSPAAEGVFLHLIKTRGLEDQFVVDSAGTGSWHVGNPADRRMQAAANRRGIQLPSRARQIDLNDLETFDLVLTMDQDNLNAVNGLAREAGARATARIQPMLSYGRRYSEAEVPDPYYGGDAGFEHVLDLLEDACEALLEELSPPA, encoded by the coding sequence ATGACTCAGAAGCTGTTGTTCGTCTGTCTCGGCAACATCTGCCGATCCCCCGCTGCAGAAGGAGTGTTTCTCCACCTCATCAAGACGCGTGGGCTCGAGGATCAGTTCGTCGTGGATTCCGCCGGAACAGGCAGCTGGCATGTGGGAAATCCTGCCGACCGACGCATGCAGGCCGCGGCCAATCGCCGTGGCATACAGCTGCCCAGCCGAGCCCGGCAGATCGATCTGAACGATCTTGAAACGTTCGATCTAGTGCTGACGATGGATCAGGACAATCTCAATGCCGTGAACGGTCTTGCTCGGGAAGCCGGCGCGAGGGCCACGGCGCGCATTCAACCGATGCTCAGCTACGGCCGCCGCTACAGCGAAGCCGAGGTTCCAGATCCGTATTACGGAGGCGACGCAGGCTTTGAGCACGTGCTCGATCTTCTCGAGGATGCCTGTGAGGCTTTGCTCGAAGAACTCAGCCCTCCGGCGTAG